The sequence CGGTCCTGGTGGTCGACGATCAACTGCTCATCCGTGCCGGACTGGTGTCCCTGCTGAACGCGGCCCCGGGGCTGTCCGTGGTCGGCGAGGCCCGCGACGGTGAGGAAGCCGTCCGACTCGCCGAAGCCACCGCACCCGATGTCGTCCTCATGGACCTCCGGATGCCGGGTACCGACGGCATCACCGCGACGGAACGCATCCTCCGCCGGGCCGGCGACACCTGTGACACACCGCCGAAGATCCTCGTGCTGACCACCTTCGACCTCGACGCGTACGTCTACAACGCCCTGCGTGCCGGCGCCTGCGGGTTCCTGCTCAAGGAAACGCCTCCCGAGCGCCTGGTCGCCGCCATCCACACCGTCGCCTCGGGCGACATGCTCTTCGCGCCGACCGTCACCAGACGCCTGATCGAGGCCTACCACCCGGGGCCGACAGCACCGGAGGCGATCGCCCCGGACTGGCACACCGTGACCGGCCGGGAACGCGATGTCCTGCGGCTGGTGGCCACGGGCGCGACCAACGCCGAAGTCGCCCGGCGGCTGTTCATCAGCGAAGCCACCGTGAAGACCCACCTCAACCGGGCGATGGCCAAGCTCGGGCTCGCCAGCCGCGCCCAGGTCGTCGTCTTCGCCTACGAGACGGCGCTGGTGACGCCCGGAGGCCCGACGAGCCTCCCGTCCTCCCCGCCCGACGAGGGCCCGGCGGGCTGAGCGGCCGGGGGCCCACGCGCGACGGCCCCCCACCCCACCATGGTGACCGGCGAGCGGGAGGGGAACGGGCATGACGGACGAACAGGCCTCGGTACGCGTGGAGCGGGACGGCCCCGTGTACACGGTGATCCTGAGCAGGCCGGAGGTACGCAACGCCGTCGACGGGCCGACGGCGGCACGACTGGCCGATGCGTTCCGGGAGTTCGAGTCGGACGAGGACGCGGCCGTCGCCGTGCTCTGGGGCGAGGGCGGCACGTTCTGCGCGGGCGCCGACCTCAAGGCCATCGGCACCGAACGCGGCAACCAGGTGCTCGCCTCCGGCGACGGACCCATGGGACCGACCCGGATG comes from Streptomyces virginiae and encodes:
- a CDS encoding response regulator; this translates as MPTVLVVDDQLLIRAGLVSLLNAAPGLSVVGEARDGEEAVRLAEATAPDVVLMDLRMPGTDGITATERILRRAGDTCDTPPKILVLTTFDLDAYVYNALRAGACGFLLKETPPERLVAAIHTVASGDMLFAPTVTRRLIEAYHPGPTAPEAIAPDWHTVTGRERDVLRLVATGATNAEVARRLFISEATVKTHLNRAMAKLGLASRAQVVVFAYETALVTPGGPTSLPSSPPDEGPAG